One window of Phoenix dactylifera cultivar Barhee BC4 chromosome 5, palm_55x_up_171113_PBpolish2nd_filt_p, whole genome shotgun sequence genomic DNA carries:
- the LOC103703432 gene encoding ras-related protein RABF1 has translation MGCSSSLPDRNAGRLGSLNNGNSMVTDSKNLRVKLVLLGDSGVGKSCIVLRFVRGQFDPTSKVTVGASFLSQTLALQDSTTVKFEIWDTAGQERYAALAPLYYRGAAVAVVVYDITSPESFVKAKYWVKELQKHANPDIVMALVGNKADLHENRSVSVQDAQDYAEKNGMFFIETSAKTADNINQLFEEIAKRLPRTTSSS, from the exons ATGGGTTGCTCCTCCTCCCTTCCAG ATAGGAATGCTGGAAGGTTGGGTAGTCTGAATAACGGAAACTCAATGGTTACTGACTCAAAAAACTTGCGCGTCAAG TTGGTATTGTTGGGGGATTCTGGTGTTGGTAAAAGCTGTATCGTCCTTCGGTTTGTTCGTGGTCAATTTGACCCAACTTCCAAG GTAACTGTTGGTGCATCATTCTTATCACAAACATTAGCCTTGCAAGATTCCACAACAGTAAAGTTTGAAATATGGGATACTGCTGGCCAAGAGAG GTATGCTGCCTTGGCACCTCTTTACTATCGAGGAGCAGCTGTTGCAGTTGTTGTCTATGACATAACGAGTCCAGAATCATTTGTCAAAGCAAAATACTGGGTTAAG GAACTCCAAAAACATGCAAATCCTGATATTGTCATGGCCTTGGTTGGTAACAAGGCTGATCTGCATGAAAATCGGAGTGTATCAGTCCAG GATGCACAAGACTATGCGGAGAAGAATGGTATGTTCTTCATTGAGACATCAGCAAAGACAGCCGATAACATCAACCAACTGTTTGAG gAGATAGCAAAGAGGTTGCCCCGGACAACATCCTCTTCCTGA